A genomic region of Nostoc sp. UHCC 0702 contains the following coding sequences:
- a CDS encoding deoxyribodipyrimidine photo-lyase: MLNKFSSRDELIAYVREQFPQAAERSDRISDIVGGRKAAKKALQKVDPATYAKTRNFFTGAVTRLSPYIRYGVLSLREVRDHVLDNVLHPDDATKLINELGWRDYWQRLYVKLGKGIWEDQEEYKTGYTQKDYAPDLPEDIKQGSTERVCIDSLSRELQETGYLHNHARMWLAAYIVHWRRIRWQTGAKWFLEHLLDGDPASNNMSWQWVASTFSHKPYFFNRENLERYTKGIYCQKCPLYGHCDFEGSYEQIEQQLFPKGEFTKQSNSQSWQRGKRGKGR; the protein is encoded by the coding sequence ATGTTAAATAAATTCTCTAGCCGTGATGAGTTGATAGCTTATGTGCGCGAACAATTTCCCCAAGCAGCCGAACGGAGCGATCGCATCAGTGATATCGTGGGGGGACGCAAAGCCGCAAAAAAAGCATTGCAAAAAGTAGACCCCGCAACCTACGCTAAAACCCGCAACTTTTTCACAGGTGCAGTCACACGACTTTCGCCTTATATTCGCTACGGCGTTTTAAGCTTGCGAGAAGTTCGGGATCATGTGCTAGATAACGTACTGCACCCAGACGACGCCACAAAATTAATTAATGAATTAGGCTGGCGAGACTACTGGCAACGGCTTTATGTCAAACTAGGTAAGGGCATTTGGGAAGACCAAGAAGAATACAAAACAGGTTACACCCAAAAAGACTACGCCCCCGATTTACCAGAAGATATCAAACAAGGCAGCACAGAGCGAGTTTGCATTGACAGCCTTAGCCGTGAATTGCAAGAAACTGGCTACCTACACAACCACGCCCGCATGTGGTTAGCTGCATACATAGTACATTGGCGGCGCATTCGTTGGCAAACAGGGGCCAAATGGTTTCTCGAACATCTCCTAGACGGCGATCCTGCTAGTAATAATATGTCATGGCAGTGGGTAGCCAGCACCTTTAGCCACAAACCCTACTTTTTCAACCGCGAAAACTTAGAACGCTATACCAAAGGAATTTATTGTCAAAAATGCCCACTTTACGGACATTGTGACTTTGAAGGCAGCTACGAACAAATAGAACAGCAACTATTCCCCAAAGGAGAATTTACCAAACAATCCAACAGTCAAAGCTGGCAACGTGGTAAGAGAGGGAAAGGGAGATAG
- a CDS encoding methylmalonic aciduria and homocystinuria type D protein, whose translation MNYPQVYISEQGCPINLVGKTGQAVQISIHPPSQYICANRERILPDWRQQPFLWVVIVLQQSRYQLVECTPEIEFEKEYLREKFMRFGCDLAFNLRDRAYLADLIDPRTGYPLLSHPGAIPHNDTAVVKALLKYPVIKNKCCVLVHPIWGAAVYPSILISEAPPFIIESVTKGIAPMHGWKEVS comes from the coding sequence GTGAACTATCCTCAAGTTTACATTTCGGAGCAAGGCTGTCCTATTAATTTAGTTGGCAAAACGGGACAAGCGGTTCAAATTTCAATTCATCCCCCCAGTCAGTATATCTGTGCCAACCGCGAACGGATATTACCAGATTGGAGACAGCAACCTTTTTTGTGGGTTGTGATTGTCTTACAACAATCACGATATCAATTGGTGGAATGTACGCCAGAAATAGAATTTGAAAAGGAATACCTACGAGAAAAGTTCATGAGATTTGGCTGTGACCTAGCCTTTAATTTACGCGATCGCGCTTACTTAGCAGACCTCATAGACCCCCGCACAGGCTATCCTTTACTTTCCCACCCAGGTGCAATTCCTCACAACGACACAGCAGTTGTCAAAGCTTTACTGAAATATCCAGTCATCAAAAATAAATGTTGCGTGCTAGTGCATCCTATCTGGGGTGCAGCAGTTTATCCCAGCATCTTGATCTCAGAAGCACCCCCATTCATCATCGAATCGGTGACAAAAGGTATAGCACCCATGCATGGGTGGAAAGAAGTTAGTTAA
- a CDS encoding HEAT repeat domain-containing protein: protein MLTIPRHSSKPSPFILYALAFIFSFLLCLPWVNAKETPKPKPQPWQIEGIVAALEDRYPQVKGYAFAKLAEYKPQDLKIVLKKPDEIVQKAANILKDEKVDRFIRISAAEALSNFGQPAAKYIPDISNILKDEKVDSYLRGRVAEALGNFGQPAAKYIPDIANFLKDEKVNSDVRSGAAEALGNFGQLAAKYIPDILKFLKDEKVNKYTRYGAAEALGNFGQPAAKYIPDILKFLKDEKVDSFVRGTVAKALGNLGEVAAKYIPDIANFLKDEKVNSDVRSGAARALGKFGQLAAKYIPDIANILKDEKVNSDVRGGAAEALGKFGQLAAKYIPDIANILKDEKVDSYVRSSAAEALVNFGQPAAKYIPDIANILKDEKVDSYVRSSAAVALGNFGQPAAKYIPDIANILKDEKVNSDVRSTVAVALGNIRKVELKEVVVILNNFYEPGNLEYLNWRFLTYFLTGGTEEVKTLLKWLDNYQATPDKLSHDEGVKILNVFLQAWNGSQGLERLRSELAKQISEVAANKNVPWKLQDIVLLQSHYSNLEQVHSTNANAVQSAIDKLKVWRWFVRAGNTILIHAALWLALIFAYPKFPQVQAIFFWNPWVRRIFGVGYVGFLLAWVPFLRRKLFEPFQPSLLADAGLDNFNDQSYFPESRVKIPGSEEILPVTAALPTIKGQIVLEGDSGLGKSMFLRHLVKNQEQILVYLPAQKCNKGVIEAIQDKLHGQAQDAGFLKNLIYSGAIDICIDGLNEVTAETRAKIVQFVESYFRGNIIMTTQPLEWTPPSTAKIYKLQPLEQQQIQEFLIFRQPRLPKDAQIQGADYAKACTNYLTEVFQQQQAKEELDAVRRILSNPMDLTVVALMLSQGKHPNLFRLQEQQYNIMATEYLKEWNQEFPLKKFSAAVYQMRLQDKQALPADEFYQVAMSLEDEKYKMVVSRQWEGEKGEAKKQWYFRHDKIMDFFLVQNFLGETDAAEGLLVDRMGDPRFRGVYFLLATLLPLDAAKELREKLIQYAADTKDNTVSNTFVQLLRTR, encoded by the coding sequence ATGCTCACCATACCCCGCCACAGCAGCAAACCTTCTCCCTTTATCCTTTATGCTTTAGCCTTTATCTTCTCCTTCCTCCTCTGTCTACCTTGGGTAAACGCCAAAGAAACCCCCAAACCCAAACCGCAACCCTGGCAAATTGAAGGTATAGTAGCAGCCCTTGAAGACAGGTATCCCCAAGTGAAGGGATATGCTTTTGCCAAATTAGCTGAATATAAGCCGCAAGATTTAAAAATTGTGCTTAAAAAACCTGATGAAATTGTCCAGAAAGCCGCAAACATCCTCAAGGATGAAAAGGTTGACAGATTTATTCGTATCAGTGCGGCAGAGGCATTGAGCAACTTCGGGCAGCCAGCAGCCAAGTATATCCCTGACATCTCCAACATCCTCAAAGATGAAAAGGTTGACTCATATCTTCGTGGCAGAGTAGCAGAGGCATTGGGCAACTTCGGGCAGCCAGCAGCCAAGTATATCCCTGACATCGCCAACTTCCTCAAGGATGAAAAGGTGAACTCAGATGTTCGTAGCGGTGCAGCAGAGGCATTGGGCAACTTCGGGCAGCTAGCAGCCAAGTATATCCCTGACATCCTCAAATTCCTCAAGGATGAAAAGGTTAACAAATATACTCGTTACGGTGCGGCAGAGGCATTGGGCAACTTCGGGCAGCCAGCAGCCAAGTATATCCCTGACATCCTCAAATTCCTCAAGGATGAAAAGGTTGACTCATTTGTTCGTGGCACTGTGGCAAAGGCATTGGGTAACCTGGGAGAGGTGGCAGCCAAATATATCCCTGACATCGCCAACTTCCTCAAGGATGAAAAGGTGAACTCAGATGTTCGTAGCGGTGCAGCACGGGCATTGGGTAAGTTCGGGCAGCTAGCAGCCAAGTATATCCCTGACATCGCCAACATCCTCAAGGACGAAAAGGTGAACTCAGACGTTCGTGGCGGTGCAGCAGAGGCATTGGGTAAGTTCGGGCAGTTAGCAGCCAAGTATATCCCTGACATCGCCAACATCCTCAAGGATGAAAAGGTAGACTCATATGTTCGTAGCAGTGCGGCAGAGGCATTGGTCAACTTCGGGCAGCCAGCTGCCAAGTATATCCCTGACATCGCCAACATCCTCAAGGATGAAAAGGTAGACTCATATGTTCGTAGCAGTGCGGCAGTGGCATTGGGCAACTTCGGGCAGCCAGCAGCCAAGTATATCCCTGACATCGCCAACATCCTCAAGGATGAAAAGGTGAACTCAGATGTTCGTAGCACTGTGGCAGTAGCATTGGGCAATATCAGAAAAGTGGAGTTAAAAGAAGTTGTTGTAATTCTGAATAATTTTTATGAACCAGGAAATTTAGAATATCTAAATTGGCGTTTTTTAACCTATTTCCTCACCGGTGGCACCGAAGAAGTCAAAACTCTATTGAAATGGCTTGACAATTATCAAGCAACTCCTGACAAACTCTCACACGATGAAGGTGTCAAAATCCTCAACGTATTTCTACAAGCTTGGAATGGCAGTCAAGGGCTAGAACGCTTACGCAGCGAATTAGCCAAGCAAATCTCGGAAGTAGCCGCAAACAAAAACGTTCCTTGGAAATTACAGGATATTGTCTTACTGCAAAGTCATTACAGCAACCTGGAACAAGTCCACTCCACTAATGCTAATGCGGTGCAGTCAGCAATAGATAAATTGAAAGTGTGGCGATGGTTTGTCCGCGCCGGAAATACTATCCTCATCCATGCAGCCTTGTGGCTAGCCCTCATCTTTGCCTACCCCAAATTTCCCCAAGTCCAAGCCATCTTCTTCTGGAACCCGTGGGTACGCCGAATTTTCGGTGTCGGCTATGTCGGCTTTCTCCTCGCCTGGGTTCCGTTCCTGCGCCGCAAACTCTTTGAACCGTTTCAGCCTTCTCTATTAGCCGATGCCGGCTTAGATAACTTTAATGACCAATCATACTTCCCAGAGTCCAGAGTCAAAATTCCCGGTTCCGAAGAAATCCTCCCAGTCACCGCAGCCTTACCCACTATCAAAGGGCAAATTGTCTTAGAAGGCGATTCTGGTTTAGGCAAATCGATGTTTTTGCGCCATCTGGTGAAAAATCAAGAGCAAATTCTTGTCTATCTCCCCGCCCAAAAGTGTAATAAAGGCGTAATAGAAGCCATCCAAGACAAGCTACACGGCCAAGCCCAAGATGCCGGCTTCCTGAAAAACCTGATTTACAGTGGTGCAATTGACATCTGCATCGACGGACTCAACGAAGTCACCGCCGAAACCCGCGCCAAAATCGTCCAATTTGTGGAAAGCTATTTCCGGGGCAACATTATAATGACTACCCAGCCCCTAGAGTGGACACCCCCCTCAACAGCCAAGATATATAAATTGCAACCCCTTGAACAACAACAAATTCAAGAGTTTTTGATATTCCGTCAGCCGCGACTCCCCAAAGATGCCCAAATTCAAGGTGCTGATTACGCCAAAGCCTGCACCAACTATTTAACAGAAGTCTTCCAACAGCAACAAGCCAAAGAAGAGTTAGATGCTGTCCGCCGAATTCTTTCCAATCCAATGGATCTAACAGTGGTAGCGCTGATGTTATCACAAGGCAAACACCCAAACTTGTTTCGCCTGCAAGAACAGCAATACAACATAATGGCAACAGAATACCTCAAAGAATGGAATCAAGAATTTCCCTTAAAGAAATTCTCAGCCGCCGTCTACCAAATGCGACTCCAAGACAAACAAGCCTTACCCGCAGATGAATTTTACCAAGTCGCCATGTCTTTGGAAGACGAGAAATACAAGATGGTAGTCAGCCGTCAGTGGGAAGGTGAAAAAGGCGAAGCCAAGAAACAATGGTACTTCCGCCACGATAAAATCATGGATTTCTTCTTAGTGCAAAACTTTCTCGGCGAAACTGATGCCGCCGAAGGGCTATTAGTTGATAGAATGGGCGACCCGCGATTTCGTGGAGTTTACTTCCTGCTAGCAACCTTACTTCCATTAGATGCAGCCAAAGAACTGCGGGAAAAATTGATTCAATACGCCGCCGATACGAAAGACAATACGGTGAGTAATACTTTCGTGCAGTTATTACGGACAAGATGA
- a CDS encoding glycogen debranching protein: MTIWVNEQIDPSGMIYACIACCNESQAKDCHESFEKNLTETQKSTGWIARLRIVDSWDEVPVNALKLD; encoded by the coding sequence ATGACCATTTGGGTAAATGAGCAAATAGATCCCTCAGGCATGATTTATGCCTGTATCGCTTGTTGTAATGAGTCTCAAGCCAAAGATTGTCATGAATCCTTTGAGAAAAATTTGACTGAGACACAAAAGTCAACAGGTTGGATAGCACGACTGCGGATAGTTGATTCTTGGGATGAAGTTCCAGTTAATGCTTTAAAACTTGATTAA
- a CDS encoding TrkA family potassium uptake protein — MNLSSLGFFRSLRKDNHQFAVIGLGRFGRSVCSTLSRLGYQVLATDIDEKRVSEALNDEIVGHALQLDSTEASALKEAGIFEFDTVIIAIGNYIQESIITTLNVKEGGVPHVVAKASSEVHQKLLKRVGADHVVFPEYEAGCALARTLTKPSILDRFDLDPDNSIVELIVPDEFHGKTVAELQLRNRYGLNLLAVSQDGKFQINPEANRRLERGSAMVVIGCNKDINRLPI; from the coding sequence GTGAATCTTTCATCGTTAGGTTTTTTTCGCAGTTTACGTAAAGATAACCACCAATTTGCTGTAATTGGGTTAGGTCGTTTTGGTAGATCTGTCTGTTCAACACTAAGTAGATTAGGTTATCAAGTGCTGGCGACAGATATTGATGAAAAACGAGTATCAGAAGCATTGAATGATGAGATAGTTGGTCATGCTTTACAACTAGACTCAACTGAAGCTAGTGCGCTGAAAGAAGCTGGAATTTTTGAATTTGATACGGTAATTATCGCAATTGGTAACTACATTCAAGAAAGTATCATCACCACTTTAAATGTTAAAGAAGGCGGTGTACCCCATGTAGTTGCCAAAGCCTCTAGCGAAGTTCACCAAAAGTTGTTAAAACGAGTGGGAGCAGATCATGTTGTATTTCCAGAATACGAAGCAGGTTGTGCCTTAGCGCGAACACTCACTAAACCATCGATTTTAGATCGATTTGACCTCGACCCAGATAACAGTATTGTAGAGTTAATTGTACCTGATGAATTTCATGGTAAAACTGTTGCCGAACTGCAACTTCGTAACCGCTATGGTTTAAATTTACTTGCTGTAAGTCAGGATGGCAAATTTCAAATTAATCCTGAAGCAAATAGGCGTTTAGAACGTGGTTCAGCAATGGTAGTGATTGGCTGCAATAAAGATATTAATCGGTTGCCAATTTAG
- a CDS encoding PIN/TRAM domain-containing protein yields the protein MLDAIIIISFIVAAAGIGFYSIELLPYGALERVTNLEALRLVVAVFAAIIGGAIGLSFQTTYRRIEAQVRELPLEVILTRAIGLVIGLLLANLMLAPLFLLPIPADFSFIKPLVAVVGSIILAVTGMNLADTHGRGLLRFINPNTVETMIVEGTLKPANTKVLDTSCIIDGRIEALLETGFLEGQIIVPQFVLQELQQVADASKDQKRVRGRRGLEILNRIREAYPERILINPVDYEDISTVDAKLVRFAQEISGTLLTNDYNLSKVASVQKVPVLNVNDLVNAVRPSYLPGDNLDLKILKEGKEPSQGIGYLDDGTMVVVEEGSSYVGGELRVVVTSALQTSAGRMIFAKPQASAIA from the coding sequence ATGCTTGACGCCATTATCATTATCTCATTTATCGTAGCAGCAGCGGGCATAGGGTTCTACAGCATAGAACTACTACCCTACGGCGCCCTAGAACGGGTGACAAACCTGGAAGCTTTACGCCTAGTTGTTGCAGTCTTTGCCGCCATTATCGGCGGTGCTATCGGACTCAGCTTTCAAACCACATATCGTCGCATAGAAGCACAAGTTCGAGAACTACCCCTCGAAGTCATTTTAACTCGTGCCATTGGCTTAGTAATTGGGTTATTGCTAGCTAACTTAATGTTAGCCCCACTATTTCTGCTACCCATTCCAGCAGACTTTAGCTTTATTAAGCCCCTAGTAGCAGTTGTTGGTAGCATTATACTTGCCGTCACTGGGATGAATTTGGCAGATACCCACGGACGGGGCTTACTGCGGTTCATTAATCCCAACACCGTGGAAACAATGATAGTGGAAGGAACGCTAAAACCTGCCAATACCAAAGTTTTAGACACTAGCTGTATTATCGATGGTCGTATAGAAGCACTACTAGAAACAGGTTTTCTGGAAGGGCAGATTATTGTACCACAATTTGTTTTGCAAGAGTTGCAACAAGTCGCCGATGCTAGTAAAGACCAAAAGCGGGTGCGGGGAAGGCGGGGGTTAGAGATTCTCAACCGCATTCGGGAAGCTTATCCAGAACGCATTCTCATCAACCCTGTTGACTACGAAGATATTTCTACAGTCGATGCAAAATTAGTACGCTTCGCCCAAGAAATCAGCGGTACACTACTAACCAACGACTACAACTTATCGAAAGTCGCCAGTGTTCAGAAAGTACCTGTGTTGAACGTCAACGATTTAGTGAACGCCGTCCGTCCCAGCTATTTACCTGGCGATAACCTTGACCTAAAAATTCTCAAAGAAGGCAAAGAACCCAGTCAGGGGATCGGCTATCTAGACGACGGTACAATGGTAGTTGTTGAGGAAGGCAGCAGCTATGTAGGTGGTGAATTGCGGGTAGTAGTCACCAGTGCTTTGCAAACCTCAGCAGGAAGAATGATTTTTGCCAAACCCCAAGCTTCAGCAATAGCGTGA
- a CDS encoding coproporphyrinogen III oxidase: MIQKINVSRLVSSAYIHIPFCRRRCFYCDFPVFVVGDRDRGETSATISHYVEVLCEEIAISPVFGQPLKTIFFGGGTPSLLSIQQLERILAAIDKHFGIAFGAEISMEIDPGTFDLAHIAGYRSAGVNRVSLGLQAFQAELLKIAGRSHSLSDIFTAVELIQQAEIPEFSLDLISGLPHQSLDQWQQSLDQAVAIAPTHISIYDLTIEPGTAFNRYYKPGDNPLPTDETTVKMYQMGQQVLTNAGFEHYEISNYAQRGHQCRHNRVYWENRPYYGFGMGAASYIEGKRFTRPRKTQEYYQWVQDLIANGGVIDCQVTPPEEILLETLMLGLRLAEGLSLAALAEEFGEDKVVEIHQCLRSHFDQGWVEVVEGRLRLCDPQGFLFSNVVLADLFSALG; encoded by the coding sequence ATGATTCAAAAAATTAATGTTTCTCGCCTTGTGAGTTCTGCTTACATACACATTCCCTTTTGCAGACGGCGATGTTTTTATTGTGATTTTCCCGTGTTTGTGGTGGGCGATCGCGATCGGGGTGAAACATCTGCTACTATCTCCCATTATGTTGAGGTGTTATGTGAAGAAATTGCCATCTCACCAGTCTTTGGTCAACCCCTAAAGACAATTTTTTTTGGTGGTGGTACTCCTTCACTGCTATCAATACAGCAGCTAGAACGTATATTAGCAGCTATAGACAAGCATTTTGGCATTGCTTTTGGTGCGGAAATTTCGATGGAAATTGACCCAGGTACCTTTGATTTAGCGCATATAGCAGGCTATCGTAGCGCAGGTGTGAATCGGGTAAGTCTGGGTCTACAAGCGTTTCAGGCAGAATTGTTAAAAATTGCTGGGCGATCGCACTCGCTTAGTGACATTTTTACAGCTGTGGAATTAATCCAGCAAGCTGAGATTCCCGAATTCAGTTTAGACTTAATTTCGGGTTTGCCGCATCAGTCTTTAGATCAGTGGCAACAATCTTTAGATCAAGCCGTAGCGATCGCACCGACTCATATATCTATATATGATCTTACCATTGAGCCAGGTACAGCTTTTAATCGTTACTACAAACCTGGTGACAATCCTTTGCCAACGGATGAAACCACAGTCAAAATGTACCAGATGGGGCAGCAAGTTTTGACGAATGCAGGTTTTGAGCATTATGAAATTTCCAATTATGCCCAAAGAGGACATCAGTGCAGGCATAATCGGGTTTATTGGGAAAATCGCCCTTATTATGGCTTTGGTATGGGTGCGGCGAGTTATATAGAGGGGAAACGCTTCACTCGTCCGCGTAAAACTCAGGAGTATTATCAATGGGTGCAAGATTTAATTGCCAATGGTGGCGTGATTGATTGTCAAGTCACACCACCAGAGGAAATTTTGTTAGAAACCTTAATGTTGGGGTTGCGTTTGGCGGAAGGTTTGAGTTTAGCCGCCTTAGCAGAGGAATTTGGTGAGGATAAGGTGGTGGAGATTCACCAGTGTTTGCGATCGCATTTTGATCAAGGTTGGGTAGAAGTTGTAGAAGGGAGATTACGCTTGTGCGATCCCCAAGGATTTTTGTTTTCTAATGTAGTGTTGGCAGATTTATTTAGTGCTTTGGGGTGA
- a CDS encoding ATPase: MTVPRTVCLGFIAVITIGTILLMMPFSTSDGSWNDPIVALFTSTSAVCVTGLSVVDPGTYFSFWGELFIMLLVQIGGLGYMTSTTFLILLIGRKFDLRQKVAIQQALDRPGMHGSPQVIRSIIATTLIFEITGIFLLLPVFVPDYGWNKGLWLAIFHSVNSWNNAGFSLFKDNLIGYQSSFLVVFTVTLLIIFGGIGYQVILEMYIWLRDRLLKRQVCLVFSLDFKVATSTTLILLFLGTIAFLCIETRNPQTFGSLSFIDQLLVAWFQSVTPRTAGFNTIDIGKMTTAGLFITIALMFLGASPGGTGGGIKTTTVRVLTSCTKAILQGKEEVLLYDRKIAISLILKAVGVLVGSVATVILATILIALTDPQLDFIQILFEVVSAFATVGLSTGITGTISTAAKLILIATMYVGRVGVLLLMAAVLGDPRPSRVHYPEENLLVG, encoded by the coding sequence ATGACTGTTCCTCGCACAGTTTGCTTAGGATTTATAGCTGTCATCACCATAGGAACCATCCTGTTGATGATGCCTTTCTCCACTAGCGATGGTAGTTGGAATGACCCAATTGTGGCGCTGTTCACCTCGACATCGGCAGTTTGTGTTACCGGTTTATCAGTGGTTGATCCTGGTACTTATTTTTCCTTTTGGGGTGAGTTGTTTATTATGCTGTTAGTTCAAATTGGCGGTTTGGGCTACATGACAAGCACCACCTTTCTGATTCTGCTGATTGGGCGCAAGTTTGATTTGCGGCAAAAAGTCGCCATTCAACAAGCTTTAGACCGACCAGGAATGCATGGCAGCCCCCAAGTTATCCGCTCAATTATTGCCACAACATTAATCTTTGAAATCACAGGAATATTTTTACTGCTGCCAGTATTTGTTCCTGATTATGGTTGGAATAAAGGTCTTTGGTTGGCGATTTTTCATAGTGTGAATTCTTGGAATAATGCTGGTTTTAGTTTATTTAAAGATAACTTGATTGGTTATCAGTCATCTTTTTTGGTAGTTTTCACTGTGACATTGTTAATAATCTTTGGGGGAATTGGTTATCAGGTAATTTTAGAAATGTATATTTGGTTGCGCGATCGCCTGCTCAAACGCCAGGTATGTCTAGTATTTTCTCTAGACTTTAAAGTTGCAACTAGCACAACATTAATACTTCTATTTTTGGGAACAATTGCTTTTTTGTGTATAGAGACAAGAAATCCTCAAACATTTGGCTCACTTAGTTTCATAGACCAGTTATTAGTAGCTTGGTTTCAATCTGTGACTCCTAGAACTGCTGGCTTTAACACCATTGATATCGGCAAAATGACCACTGCTGGTCTATTTATCACCATTGCCCTGATGTTTCTTGGTGCAAGCCCAGGCGGTACCGGAGGCGGCATCAAAACTACTACTGTGAGAGTTCTCACCAGTTGCACTAAAGCAATTCTCCAAGGAAAAGAAGAAGTTTTATTGTATGACCGGAAAATAGCGATATCTTTAATTTTGAAAGCTGTTGGCGTTTTAGTTGGTTCTGTAGCTACCGTAATTCTGGCTACAATTTTAATTGCTCTGACAGATCCACAATTGGATTTTATTCAAATTTTGTTTGAAGTGGTATCAGCCTTTGCTACGGTAGGTCTTTCTACAGGTATCACTGGAACCATCTCTACAGCAGCAAAACTGATCTTAATTGCCACAATGTATGTGGGAAGAGTAGGTGTTTTACTACTAATGGCTGCTGTACTAGGAGACCCCCGCCCTAGCAGGGTTCACTATCCTGAAGAAAATTTACTAGTTGGCTAA
- a CDS encoding methyltransferase domain-containing protein, protein MSATLYQQIQQFYDASSGLWEQIWGEHMHHGYYGADGSQKKDRRQAQIDLIEELLSWAGVRTAENILDVGCGIGGSSLYLADKFNAKATGITLSPVQAARATERAQEAGLSGRSQFQVADAQAMPFADNSFDLVWSLESGEHMPDKTQFMQECYRVLKPGGTLIMVTWCHRPIAEVPLTADEQKHLQDIYRVYCLPYVISLPEYEGIARQLPLNNIRTADWSQAVAPFWNVVIDSAFTLQAFFGLLQAGWTTIQGALSLGLMRRGYQRGLIRFGLLCGNK, encoded by the coding sequence ATGAGTGCAACACTTTACCAGCAAATTCAGCAGTTTTACGATGCTTCCTCCGGTTTGTGGGAGCAGATTTGGGGCGAACACATGCACCACGGCTACTACGGGGCTGATGGTAGCCAGAAAAAAGACCGCCGTCAAGCGCAAATTGATTTAATCGAAGAACTACTTAGTTGGGCTGGGGTACGGACAGCAGAGAATATTCTCGATGTGGGTTGTGGCATTGGCGGTAGTTCTCTCTACTTAGCAGATAAGTTTAATGCTAAGGCAACCGGGATCACTTTGAGTCCAGTGCAAGCCGCTAGAGCCACAGAACGCGCCCAAGAGGCTGGTTTGAGTGGTCGAAGTCAGTTTCAGGTCGCCGATGCTCAAGCAATGCCCTTTGCTGATAATTCTTTTGACTTGGTGTGGTCTTTGGAAAGTGGCGAACACATGCCAGATAAAACTCAGTTTATGCAGGAATGCTATCGGGTGTTAAAACCTGGTGGCACTTTGATTATGGTGACTTGGTGTCATCGACCAATTGCTGAGGTACCACTGACAGCAGATGAACAAAAACACTTGCAGGATATTTATCGGGTGTATTGTTTGCCTTATGTAATTTCGTTGCCTGAGTATGAAGGAATTGCTCGCCAACTACCATTAAACAATATCCGTACTGCCGACTGGTCGCAGGCTGTCGCCCCCTTTTGGAATGTGGTGATTGATTCTGCGTTTACTCTGCAAGCGTTTTTTGGGTTATTGCAAGCTGGTTGGACTACCATTCAAGGTGCCTTATCGCTGGGGTTGATGCGTCGCGGTTATCAGCGCGGGTTAATTCGGTTTGGCTTGTTGTGCGGGAATAAATAA